DNA from Nocardioides yefusunii:
GACTGGATCAGACCCTGACGCACCGGGTGCGTGACCGACGCCGTGGCGGCTGCGTTGGGAGCCGAACCCATGCCGGCCTCGTTGGAGAAGAGACCGCGCTTGGCGCCGTTCATCATCGCCGCGACGATGCCGGCGGTGGTGCCTGCGAACGCCTCGGTGGGGCCGAACGCAGCAGTGAAGATGGAGGAGAAGACCTCGCCGATCATGTCGCTGTTGACCACCGGATCACCAGCGCGAGCAGGAGGTAGAGGCCGGCGAGGGCCGGCATGACGGCCTCGGCGAGCTTCGCGACGCGCTTGACGCCGCCGAACAGGATCGGCACTCCGAGCGCAGCCAGGGCGAGCGAGGTCCACACGGCGTCGATGCCGTGCGCGGACTCCACGACCCCGGAGATGGTGTTGATCTGCACCATGTTGAAGACGATGCCGTAGGTGAAGAGCAGGATCACCGCGAAGAGCACGGCACCCTTCCAGGAGCCCAGACCGCGGTGGATGTAGTACGCCGGGCCGCCGATGAAGGCGTCGCCCTTGCGTCGCTTGTAGACCTGCGCGAGCGTCGCCTCGACCAGGGCCGTGGCCATGCCGACCGCGGCGACCACCCACATCCAGAAGACCGCTCCCGGCCCGCCGAGGGTGATCGCGATCGCGACGCCGGCGATGTTTCCGGTGCCGACGCGGGAGGCGAGACCGATCGCGAAGGCCTGGAACGACGAGATGCCGTCGGTCTGCCCACGCGAGCCCTTGAGGCCGGTGAGCATCGCGGGGAACATCCGGACCTGGACGGCCCGGGACCGGATCGTGAACCAGAGTCCGGCTCCGATCAGGACGTAGATCAGGACGTAGTTCCACAGCACGTCGCTGACCGGGAGGATCAGGTCCTCGTGGATGAAGTCGAGCATGGGGGCCTCAGATCTGGGAGCGCTCAACGCGCGGGCGCGCGATTCCCTGACCTTAAGACGCCACATGCGGGTCAAACCCCCTGCGAGGCCGTCCGACGGGTCACGAAGTCATAAATCCGTACCATCGGGACGAGCGCGGGGGACGCCTGCCGTACGCGACTCAGCGGATCCGTCGGCGGGAGTGGCGTCCCGCTCAGGGTCTCCTCCTGCCGCCTTCCACCCGCAGAGTTGCCTTCCGCGTGAAACTTTCTGACCGCTACGCTGCGTGCGCGACCGGAGGGGTCGCATCGGGGAGGGAAACCCATGCAGATCGTTCGTCGTTCGACCGCGCCCGTCACCACCCACACCAGCAGCAGGAGACGGAGTGCTGGCGCTCTGTGCGCCACGGTGCTGCTGGTCCCGCTCGCGGCCTGCGGCGGCACTCCCACCGCGGACGTCGCGATCGCTGACGCGGTGGCCGAGATCCGCGCGGAGAACACCGGCCGCTTCGTCAACACCCTCGAGGCGTCCGGTTCACCGTTGCTGCGCAGCGAGGGCGACTACGACCTCGACGCCGGTGCCAGCTCGTGGACCACCACCTACGACACCGGCGACGAACGCTCGACGACGGCAACCGTCCAGATCGGGAACCAGCTCTTCACCCAGCCCGACACCTCGGCGGGCCCGTGCTGGTTCTCCGAAGAACTCCCGGCCGGCTACGAGAGCATTCCGGGCGCGGTCCGGATGGCACTCCAGGCCACGGCGCGCGACTGGGCCACCGAAGGCATCACAGCAGTGGGCGCCACGTCGATGCACGCGGCGGTCGCCACACTCGGGGACCTCGCCTCCGACGTGACCCTGGGCCCGACGGACCAGTCCATACCGGCGTCGATCCAGTTCGACGAGAAGTCCGTGACGGCGCTGCGCACCACCATGGCCGACATCCTCTCCGCGGTGCGTCAGTCGGGCGGCGCGACGTCCGCGCTCCTCGAACCGTTCGGTGCCAAGGGTCTCGACGTCACGGTGCTGGCCGGTTTCTCGCGCGTGGGCGAGGAGGTCAGCATCTCCGCGCCTGACCCTGCTGTGGTGGTGGTGGTCGGCACGCGCGGCGCGAAGAAGTCCGACGCCGCACTGGCGGACTGCAACACCAAGGCCGACTGAGACGGAATCGGCGCACGTCAGCGGGTGCTTCCGGGGCCGCGGAGCAGAACCCGGGCGACTATCCGAACCAGTCCGCGGGACGTCCTGTCGCGGAAAGGTCAATCTACGTCTGGAAAAATGGGCCCATGAGCGTCGACATCAGCCCACCCGTCCGCAAGGGATCCCCCGCCGACAGACTGGTCGAACGCGCGGGCGGACACCCCGTCCTCGTGGAGCTCTACAAGCTCGCCTCGATCATGGTCGGCGCCGTCGTCTTCGCGATCGGCCTCGAAGGATTCCTCCTCCCCAATAATCTTTAGAACTTTTGTGTTCAGTCTGACTGTGTTCAGTCGATACTGACTGTGTGGAGGACCTTCGGAACGTCCCGGGTGAGCACTGGTTGGTGCTCTTCACCGACCCCTACACGCGTCCACCGGAGAACTGGCATCCCGACTTGGACGAGATGCGGTCCATCAGTGACATCGAGGGGGCCCTCCACATCCCCGCAGGCACACCGATCATCGTGTCGCCCTCGCTGGAACTAGACGACGACCTGTGCCACTACTTCTCAAGTGCGCTGTCATTCACCGACCTCGCCCCCTCGACGCGACGGTCCCGGGCTCATGCGATCAAGACCTGGCTCGACTTCTTGGACTCCCAGGGGCTGACCGACTGGCGGTCCGCGCACGAGGACCTCTATGCCGATTTCCGGCGCTGGCGCACGAATCCGAACCTCCCCGGTAGCCCCGGGGCAGTCGTGAGTGAGGAGTCGTTCGAGCAGACTCGGGTGGCGCTTCGTGCGTTGTACGACTGGGCCGTGAAGCGCCGCCTCGCTCAGGACAACCCCATCCCTTCATCTGGGCCTCGGGCCAGCAAGTCCTCGGCAGCCGTCAAGCACAAGAATTGGCTCAACCCGAGGGCATACCGCCTGTGGAAGGCCGTCGGGATTCAGGGCCACCGTGCACGGATCGACGGCTCGGAGGTCGTGATTGGCGGCATGGACACCACCTGGCGTGGCCAGTTGGAGCCCCGAAACACCGCGATGGTGGACCTACTTGTCACTACCGGCATGCGCATCGGTGAGGCCTGCGCGCTCACCTCGTGGGAAGTGCTTCAGGAGGCTCCTGGCAGGTACGAGATGGTCCTGCCTGCCATCATCACCAAGAGCAAGCGTGACCGGCCCGTTCGAGTCAGCCCAGGAACAGCGGATGTCCAGCGTCGCTACATCAAGTTCCGCGACGCCGCGATCCGGAGAGCACAGCGAGGCGGCCTCTATGAGGACCTGGAGTGGCGGACCTCGCTTCTGGTCGCACAGAGCGTCGAACCGTCTGGCTCCGACCTCTTGCTCAACATCGAGGGGCGCGGTCGTGTCCGCCTCTCAGCCATGGGCGAGGACCAGCGGCAGCGGCTTTATGCGCGAGGCCGCGACGGCGCTCTGGAACCGCTGTCCTGGTTCCTCACCGAACGAGGCACGCCCACAACCCCCGACACATGGACGCCTGTGTTCGCGAGCGCCAACGAGCGTCTCCTCGCGCAGGCTGGACATCTCGGGCTGAATCCACACAGCGTGCCTGAGGTGACCCCCCACACCCTCCGCCACACGTTCGCACTGTGGCTCCTCGCCGCTGAGCACCGCAGCATCGACCGGGGGTTGGGGCTCTCAGGCGTTGAGCGCTACGACGTCAAGCGGTACGAGCGCGCCTTTGACCGGGTGAAGGAAGCCCTCGGTCACGCGCACGTTGGCATCACGAAGGACACCTACCTGGCGCCTGTCCGCACGCTTCGGATGGACGACCTGCTGTCGGGAACCGAGCACATGGAAATCGAGGACGTCATCGCAAGGCTTGCCAACCCAGACCTGGTCTACGAGACGAAGGCCGTGAGGACGTCAGACGATGCCTAGAGCAGTCATGCCCCGCAGCGGGGTTCGGGTCCCCCGCGTGGCCATTCACGACTTGAAGGTCGTATGGACCCCCCGTCACGCTGGCTCTCCCGTCACCACGGACCTGGCTTCGCTGCCTGGGGCGTCGCTGGCGAAGAAGCAGGTCGCCCATGTGTTCGCAGAGATGCTCGGCACCGAGTGGCTCACCATCAAGACGAGCGAAACCAAGTTCTACGCCGCAAGCCGCTTCCTCGCATGGAGCGAGGTTGCCGGGCTGGAGAGCCTGTCAGGGCTCACTGTCGCTCGGTGGCAGGACTACATCCGACATGAGTTCGAGGGCTATGCCGAAACATCGGCGAAGAGCATGCTCCACCAGGCCCGGATCATCTTGGCCGCTTCACCTGACGTGCCTCAGGCGGTCAAGGACAGCCTCGCCAACATCCGCATCGGTCGCCCGGTGAACGACTCCGGCATGAAGGAGGCCTACACGACGGCTGAATTCCACGAGATCCGCCAGGCGGCGGAGCGACACCTTGCCAAGGCTCGCAAGCGCATCTCCACGTACTACCAGCGAGCGCAGCGCGCCACCGACGAGTCACCGGCGCTCGACAAGGCCCTCCGTCACCTCCTGGAGACCGGCGAGGTGACGCCGCTGAGTCGAGAGCAGTTGGAGGGGCTTCCTCGGCTCCCGCAGGCGTTGCTGCTCGGCAACAGCGAAGCGCTCGCGGCGGCTGCGCTCCTAGTCTGTGCCGAGGGCTACAACTTGTCAGTGATCAACCGGCTGGCCACTGACGAGATCCAACTGGGGGACCACCCGGACGAGGTGCGAGTCACGGAGATCAAGCCTCGAAGGTCTCCGCGACTCGAACGCGAGTCCACGGTCCTCGTGGGTCCGTCGAGCGCACTATGGCGGCGTATCCAGGCAGCGACCGAGCCCGCACGCGTCATGTGTCAGAACGTCGGGGCCCCGACACCTCTGCTGCTGCTGAGCCGCAGCACGTTCACCACGCCCGACGCCCAGACCCGCCGATACGGCAACGACGTCGAGCGTCCTGCACCGTACGTTCGCTCGGGCGTACCGAGCGGAGGGTCGCGGCGGGAGGACCTTCCGTGGATGCCGAATGGGCTCCCCTTGTCGTTCCCGAAACTACGACAGACGTACGTGACGGTCATCCAGAGGTCTCCCTCTCAGCACACCCAGGAGACGTGGGTGCGCGACTACCTGAGCAAGTCGGACGAGGCCAAGGCCAAGATCCATCAGCAGGTGGCGCGGGCCCAGATTGCGGCTATCCGGCGTGCCGAGGAGCGACTGGTGTCGCTCACACCAGTGGAGGACGCTCCTCCTGAGGCCTTGAACGGCTCCCAGGACACCGTCACCGCCTCGTGCAAGGACGTGCATCGCCACCCACAGACGGGAGGCGTTTGTACTGAGACCTTCTTCGCGTGTCTGACGTGCGAGAACGCAATCATCACGCCCGTCCATCTGCCTCGACTGGTCCTCATCCGGGACGCGCTCAGGGACCTGCGTACCGCGCTTACGCCCGGCCAATGGACTCGGTGGGAGCACGAATACACCCTCATCGAGACGCTCCTCAGGGAGAAGGCCCAACTCGACGACGACGAGGCCCGCATGTTGGCGGCCCGCGCAACGCGCACTGATCGTGAGAACGTCCGCTTGCTGCTGAAGGGTGAGTTCGATGCTGCTCAGTGACATCGTCCGGCAGACGACCCTTAGCGACCTGCCTGCTATCCCTGACATGGCATCGCGGGCTCCGTCCATCACCTCTGCCCGCACTGTCAGAGAAGGCGTGCGCATCGCGCCGGTCAGTGCTGACGCGTGGCCGTTGGAAGCCGTCAGCCACCCCGACCGGAAGCACCCCACGCTCTTCTTCGGGGCCCCCTCAGCCAGGCGCGCCAGCGAGTACCACGTCTCTGACGACTGGCTCGTCACGTACAAGCGCATCGCCTGGGCGCTGATCAACCACCCCACTCCGCTGGCGATGTACAGCAAGCAGGGGGCCAGGTACGCCAACCAGCCCAGCGCAGGAACCGTCAACACCTTCATGCAGGGCATCAAGCGGTTCTTGGATTGGCTGGACTCGATGGGGGTCAGCACCCTGTCCGCCTGCACGCCAGACCTGCTCGACCTGTACGCACAGGACATCGCAGCACAGGACCTCTCTACGGGCTATAAGCAGGCGTTCACACGCGTGCTCTACCGGCTGCACCACATGGGACCGGTGTTCGAGGATCACGAGCGCCTCTGTATGCCTGGCTGGGGGGACGCCACCCCGTTCAGGACTGGCCCTAGTGGCGAGAACCGCACGCAGATCGTCCACCCAGAGACGATGGACGCCCTCCTCAACTGGTCCCTCCGGATGGTCCGCGAGTGTGCCGACGACATCCTTGATGCTTGGCAGCGGGAGCCAGTCAAGACCACGCCCGTTCGAGGTGCAGCGAAGAGGTTCATCCGCAACTGGCTCGACTGCCACGATGGGACCTTGCCCGCGAACAAGTCAGGTGTTGACCAGCGGTACCTCGCCTATCTTGCGGGGTGCTCCGAGAACCAGGTCAAGACCGCCCTCAAGGATGTACGTGCCGAACTCCGTGAGGACAGGACCTTCGGCGCTCCCATCTCCTTCGTGGGAAGCGCCGTCATTGACGGACGCCCCTGGGCTACGCAGGCTTCGTTCTACGACCTCGTCGCGGGGCGTTCACGTGGCGGGTGGCCGTACTGGGTGAGTCACCTCCAGACGGCCGCGCTGATCGTTGTCACCTACCTGACTGGCATGAGGCCGGGGGAGGCCCTGTCGTTGCGCCCTGGCTGCGTAGAAGAAGTCCCACCCAACCCCGAAAGGCCCGAGGGCGTACTGACCTACCTGGTCCACGGCACGGTTCTGAAGACCAGGGACCAGGCACACACGGAATCGCTAGGCGCTCGGGACGCAACCTGGGTGGCCTCGCAACCAGTGGTCGACGCGATCCGGGTTGCGGAGCGGATCAACGCGGGGGCGGACTACCTCTTTACCACCCCGCACGCGGGCAAACTGAATCTGGGGACTGCCAACGCTGCCATCAACGACTACGCCAATTGGGTCAATGACCTCGTCCGCCGCGAGGGACACAACGGGGCACACCTCATCCCTGCCGACCCTCACGGCAGCCTTGCTCCGTCCCGATTCCGTCGCAGCATCGCCTGGTTCATCTATCAAGAAGACGACGGCGAAGTCGCGCTCGGCATGCAGTTCAAGCACCTGGAACACTCGCTCGGCAGAGACGGCTACGCCGCCACGGGCACCGTCGGCATGGCCAACATGATGGACGAGGAACGAGCGCGAGCACACTTGGATCTGCTGGACTCGGTGACTGAATTTGCTACCTCCGGCACCCACGTCTCAGGCCCCGCCGCTGATCGTCTCGTGGACCAGGTTGGCCAGAGCCGCGTTTACCTGGCCACGGTCACGAGCAGCCGTGCCGCCCAAGCGCTAGCACGCGACAGCGCCTTCGCGGTCTTCGACAACCGCCGCGCGTTCAGCCTGTGTGTCTATAACCCTTCAACGGCGCTCTGTAGCCCGCAGAGCCCCGATGGGCCCGACACCTTGCGGTGCAAGAGCAACTGCCCGAACCACGCTCGAACAGACGAGACAGTGGCGCCGCTGGTCGCTGACCTTGAACGCCTTCGGCAGTCCCTGCGGAATCCGCTCCTGCCAGAGCCGCTTCGGCTCCGTCAGGAGGCACTCGCGGCGGACCGTCTGCGAGTCGTCGAAGACCACCGGGACAACGCCCGATTCGTCCAACTGGAAGAGGCCCATGGCGAAGAAGAACCCTGACCAGTCGCGTGACGTACGTGCCGCCATGGAGCGTCTCCTCAACGGCACCCCACAGACGGTGCACCCTGCCAGTCTCAACTTGAAGGGACTGGCGCAGGAGGCAGGGGTGTCGCGACCCAGCCTGTACCGCCAGTACAAGCCTCTCGCGGATGAGTTTCTCCAACGCGTCGAGCACCTCCAAAGCCCCGACCGACCCACCACACCGCAGGAACGGGCCATGCGTGACGAGTTGGATGAGGTGCGCGCCCAGTACGCCGAACTTGAGGATAGGTACCGGCAGTCCCAAGAGGCACAGACTCGCTGGAAGGAAGCCGCGACGGTCGCTTTCCGCACTGCCAACGCAGCGAAAAAGGAGGCACGACGGCTCTACACGGCCAACGTGGCCCTCCACAGGAGCCTGGAGCAGACCCGCGCCCAACTGACCGGTCGGCCGACACCTCACGCGACGCGACCTCGGCCCAATGCCTTCGGCTTCGACAAGGAACCAGAGCCAACCCTGAACGATGAGTCCCTGCACAAGTGGATCGACGAGGCCTGAGCCGAGACCGCTCTTCGGCCAGATGCAGCGAATGAGTGTCGGCACTCCACCGTAGGGTGACCCGCGACATCGGCCGTTGAACACCGTGGGGGGAACCATGACGACGCTTTCCGAAGGCATAGACCGCTACCTCGAAGCGCGCGCTCCGAAAGAGTGGCACAAGGCCGAGGTCCGCCAGCACCGCGAGCGAGTGCGGGAGATCATCGGCAGCAAGCACCGACTGATGGGCTTCTTCCAGAGCGGCTCGTTCCAGCACGGCACCGCAGTGATGCCCTACAGCGACGTCGACTACATCGCCCGCATCCACTACGAGGATCGCCCTCAGTCTTCCAACACGATCCTGAACAACCTGCGGGACCTTTTGCGGAGCGAATTATGGGAAGCCACCGTCACGGTGAGCCGCCCGGCTGTCACCTTGAACTTCCCCGGCCTCCTCCCGTACTACGAGATCACACCTGCATACCTCGAACGCGGCACCACCGACGAGGACCGCGTCCTCCTGATTCCGGCTCCGGGTGGCGGCTGGCGGGAAGCAGCACCCCAGGCTCACAACAAGATCGTCGCCAGTCTCGACCGCCAGCACGACGGCGACGTCCGCGAGACTGCCCGCCTCCTCAAGGCATGGAAGTACCAGCACAGCGTCTCGATCTCCTCGTTCTACTTGGAAATGCGCGCCGCCGAGTTCGCCAAGAACCACGACACGGTTTACCCCTTCACTGCAGTCCGGTCCATCGTGACGACGCTGGTCAACCAAGGGCTGCCTGCCATGAACGATCCCGCCCGACTGGTTGCGCGGATCAGCCCATGCTCCGGGGAATCAGCACGCGCATCGGCGATGGCCGACCTCCGGAGGTTCAAGAAGAGCATCGACGCCGCCCACTCGGCATGGCTCACCAACGACCGGTGGGAAATGAACGAGGCCCTGCAAGCCATCTGGGGCAGCGACTTTCCGTACAGCGACACGTAGGCTCCTGCCGCGATGACCGACAGTCCCCGGCCCCCGATCTCCGTCCGGCAGAACACCGAGCGTGCCCAGCGCTTTCTCGCCGCGCAGTCCCGGCTGTACACCGACGCCAAGCGACTCCATGACACCCGGTTCCTCACCGTGGTGCTACTGGCAGCCGTCACCGTTACTGTGGCGCTCGCCTTTCCGGAAGCACGGGTCGTAGTCGGAGCCGTCGGCGGTGCCACCACCTTCCTCTGGTCATTGCTCGGTGGCGGACGCGAGAAACGGTGCCGGAAGCAGGCCGCCTTCACGCAAGAGGAGTTCGACACCTACGTTTTCGACCTGCCTTGGAATGTGATGGCGGCCGAGCACCCCTCGCCGACGCTCATAGTCGAGGCCGCCAACCGGTACCAAGGGAACCGAACCAAAGACTGGTACCCCGACACCGGGGCCGTCGAGCGCCCCCTCGACATCCTCATCTGCCAGCGAAGCAACCTCGGTTGGGGTGCTTCGATCCACCGCTTCTACGGAGCCGTCCTCACCGGCTGCCTCGTCGTTCTCGTCCTCCTCGGGGTCGCTATTGCGCTCATCGGTGACCTCAACGCCACCGACGCGCTGGTCTCCCTCGTCGTCCCCCTGCTAGGACCCGCACGTGAACTCATCGAGATGATCCGTAGCAACCGAGACAGCAGCGAGACCAAGGCCAAAGCAGAGATGAAAGTCCATCGCCTCTGGGAGCAAGCCCTTCGACCCGGCAGCGCAATCACGGTCTCCGACTGCCGTGCGGTGCAGGACCTGATCCTGGGCATCCGCCAGACCAACGCCCACGTCCCGGACTGGCTGGATAACTTGCGACGGAGCCACAGCGAAACGTTGATGCAGCAGAGTGCCGAACACCTTGTGGAAGAGGCCCTCCGTCAGGGCAAGGCCCGCTGAGGGGCCCAGCCAGAGTCCTGCACGAGCGGTAGACGGCACCTGCGCTCGGGCTCGGATGCAGGTGCTCCGGTGTTCGCGTGTGGGGGCCGGTGGAGAACACCAAGCCGGGTTCACTGAACGCTCGCCAGCACTCGGGATTACCCCAACGAGTTCCTCGACGGCGGCATCGTCGGCATCTCGATCATCGCCACCTACTGGATCGACATCCCCATGGGCGTCTACATCGGCGTCCTCAACCTGCCGTTCCTGATCCTGGCGTGGAAGGCCGTCGGACACCGTTCGGCGGTCCGTTCCGCGGTCGGCATCATCACGCTGTCGGTGGCCACCACCCTCCTGCACCACATGCACCCGATCACCGACCAGTCGTGGCTGGCGCTGATCTGCGGCGGCGCCATGATCGGCGTCGGCGTGGGCGTGGCCCTGCACCACGGTGGCGCGCTCGACGGCACCGAGGTGCTGGCCACCGTGCTGGCGGCGCAGACCAAGTTCACCGTCGGTCAGCTGATCCTCTACGTGAACCTGGCGATCTTCGCCCTCGCCGGTTTCGTTATCTCCTGGGAGTCGGCGCTGCTCAGCGCGGTGCTGTTCTACGTCGTCGTCAAGGACCTCGTCGACCAGATCGCCCACGGTGAGTCCGGAGCCCGACAGGTCCGTGTCACCACCCGTCACCGCGACGAGATCGCCAAGCTCGTCACCGGCCACACGAAGCGTCCCGTCGTGGTCTCGAAGCAGCTCAAGTACCACGGCGACATCGACCTCTGGGAGGACGTCTGGGTGATCACCTTCGCCACGACGCGCCTGGAGGAGGCGGCGATCGCGGAGGAGATCGAGGAGATCGACCCGCGCGCCAACATCACCTTCTCCGACATCGCGAACCTGCACGGTCCGGTGGCGGAGAAGCTGGCCAACGGTCACCACTGACCCCCTCGCACCCCACCGGATTGAGTCGTGTTTCGGACGAAATGACGACTCGAACCGGTGGGGTGCGGCGCAATTGCGACGCTGACGACACCCGCACGTCACGTGGTTGTCGCAGCCGGCTGGTAGACCGTGAGTCATGGCTTGGGCACTTCTCTACCTCCACGGCGTCGGCGACGCGGTCCGCAACGACGCCTGGTACGACTCGCTGCACTCCTCGCTCGAACGCCACGGCATCGAGGTGCCGCCCCGGGCGTCGTCGAGGATCATCGCCCCCGACTACGTCGAGCTCCTGAAGTTCCCGCCCGCCGAGGGCGGTTCCGCGCCGACCCGCACCGTCAAGGACACCTCCCCCAAGGACGAAGCCCTGACCCGACGGGCCGAGTACGCGCGACGTCAGGCACGGTCGGTCTCCGAGCTCACCGGCACCGTCGACTCCCGCGGCCTGCGCAACATCGCCGGCGGCATCGACCTGGCCCGCGTCCCGCTGCCGCGCGACCTCCGCGACAGCCGCCACTACCTGCGCAACGAGGCGTTGCGTCGTGCGGTCCTGCACCGCGTCCTGGGCTCGTTGGGCGGGCACCGTGACCTCGTCGTCGTGGGCCACTCGCTCGGCTCGCTGGTCGCGATCGACCTGTTGCGTCACC
Protein-coding regions in this window:
- a CDS encoding S-4TM family putative pore-forming effector, with product MTDSPRPPISVRQNTERAQRFLAAQSRLYTDAKRLHDTRFLTVVLLAAVTVTVALAFPEARVVVGAVGGATTFLWSLLGGGREKRCRKQAAFTQEEFDTYVFDLPWNVMAAEHPSPTLIVEAANRYQGNRTKDWYPDTGAVERPLDILICQRSNLGWGASIHRFYGAVLTGCLVVLVLLGVAIALIGDLNATDALVSLVVPLLGPARELIEMIRSNRDSSETKAKAEMKVHRLWEQALRPGSAITVSDCRAVQDLILGIRQTNAHVPDWLDNLRRSHSETLMQQSAEHLVEEALRQGKAR
- a CDS encoding alanine:cation symporter family protein, encoding MLDFIHEDLILPVSDVLWNYVLIYVLIGAGLWFTIRSRAVQVRMFPAMLTGLKGSRGQTDGISSFQAFAIGLASRVGTGNIAGVAIAITLGGPGAVFWMWVVAAVGMATALVEATLAQVYKRRKGDAFIGGPAYYIHRGLGSWKGAVLFAVILLFTYGIVFNMVQINTISGVVESAHGIDAVWTSLALAALGVPILFGGVKRVAKLAEAVMPALAGLYLLLALVIRWSTAT
- a CDS encoding tyrosine-type recombinase/integrase gives rise to the protein MLFTDPYTRPPENWHPDLDEMRSISDIEGALHIPAGTPIIVSPSLELDDDLCHYFSSALSFTDLAPSTRRSRAHAIKTWLDFLDSQGLTDWRSAHEDLYADFRRWRTNPNLPGSPGAVVSEESFEQTRVALRALYDWAVKRRLAQDNPIPSSGPRASKSSAAVKHKNWLNPRAYRLWKAVGIQGHRARIDGSEVVIGGMDTTWRGQLEPRNTAMVDLLVTTGMRIGEACALTSWEVLQEAPGRYEMVLPAIITKSKRDRPVRVSPGTADVQRRYIKFRDAAIRRAQRGGLYEDLEWRTSLLVAQSVEPSGSDLLLNIEGRGRVRLSAMGEDQRQRLYARGRDGALEPLSWFLTERGTPTTPDTWTPVFASANERLLAQAGHLGLNPHSVPEVTPHTLRHTFALWLLAAEHRSIDRGLGLSGVERYDVKRYERAFDRVKEALGHAHVGITKDTYLAPVRTLRMDDLLSGTEHMEIEDVIARLANPDLVYETKAVRTSDDA
- a CDS encoding nucleotidyltransferase domain-containing protein, producing MTTLSEGIDRYLEARAPKEWHKAEVRQHRERVREIIGSKHRLMGFFQSGSFQHGTAVMPYSDVDYIARIHYEDRPQSSNTILNNLRDLLRSELWEATVTVSRPAVTLNFPGLLPYYEITPAYLERGTTDEDRVLLIPAPGGGWREAAPQAHNKIVASLDRQHDGDVRETARLLKAWKYQHSVSISSFYLEMRAAEFAKNHDTVYPFTAVRSIVTTLVNQGLPAMNDPARLVARISPCSGESARASAMADLRRFKKSIDAAHSAWLTNDRWEMNEALQAIWGSDFPYSDT